ATCTGGTGGCACAGCACTTTTCCCCCGCCAGCACGGCACCCTGACACCTTGATTACGGCCAATCCAACCGCACTGATAGGCGGAACTGTGAAACAAATGGTCGATAGGCGCTTTTACACGAGCTGTCTAAAATATTCAGCGCTGTTGCAGGCTCACTGTCATCGGTTCGCCATACCGCGATCCTAGTCTGTCATCTGGTATCAGCAGCTCATTTTATCTGGAGCCATCTGCCACTTCCGTGCAAGTTGCGGCCAGCTCTGGCAATTGCCAACTCAGGGAATGTTTACGCATGCGCCATACCCGGTCGCCACTCTTTGGAATCATCTGCTTGCTGAGTCTGGCCGGACAGGGTTGGGCGGCTGAACGTCAACCGGATGAGGTCAATCTCCCCGCAGGCGCCAAGGATCCGAAACAGACCTGGACGCTCAATCTTTATCTCGATAACGACCTCTTTACCCACACCGATCAGCAGTATACCAATGGCGTCAAAGCCTCGTGGATTTCCCCCGATCTGGAAGCCTACGGCGATGATGAGTCACTGCCCGCCTGGCTGCGTAACCTCAACAGCCACATGATCTGGCTGAGCGGTAAAAACCCGGCGGAACAGCGCAATATTGTCTTTTCCGTCGGCCAGACCATGTATACCCCGGCGGACAAATACGCCACTCAGCTGATCAAGGATGATCGACCCTATGCCGGCTGGCTGTTTGCCGGTTTGGCCTACCAGCGCCGTTACAGCAATACCCGGTTGGAAGTAGCAGAGATTCAGCTGGGGGTGGTCGGCCCGGCATCACTGGCCCATCAGGCACAGGATTTCATTCATGACCTGCGTGGCATCGACCGTTTTGAAGGCTGGGACAACCAGCTGAAAAATGAACCTGGCCTCGTGGTCACCGTTTCCACCAAGGATCGCCTGTTCCGCCGGGCACTGGGCAAGCTTTACAGCAACGACCTGATTGGTCACTACAGTGTCTCCGCCGGTAACGTGCTGACCGGCGCCGGTGCCGGTCTGGAATATCGAATCGGTTATCGTCTGCCCTCGGACTTCGGCTCCTCATCCATTCGCCCTGCAGGGGATAACAGTGCTCCCGGCGCACGCTGGGACAGCCGGGTACTGGACGGCGGCTTTGGCTGGCATGTGTTCGCCTCGGTGGAAGGCCGTATGGTGCTGCATAACATCTTCCTCGACGGCAACACCTTCGTAGACAGCCCCAGCGTCGACAAGAAAACCTGGGTAGGTGACCTCAGCACCGGTGTCAGCTTTACCTACAGCAACATGAAGCTGACCATCTCCAGAGTGAACCGTAGCCGCGAGTTTGAAACCCAGAAAGAACCCCACAGCTACGGCTCCATTGCCTTCTCAATGACCTACTGAGCCGCTGCCGGACAACCTCCGGCAGCCGACCAGTCTCTTCACTCAACAATGCCTTTCCAGCCAGACCTGCCCGGGCCTGACTAAACTGCTATTGCACGCTGTTACACACTGCCACCGTCAATTGCGACCCCCATCGACCTGTGAACGCCAGCTATCTTGGCGGCGGTCAACCACGGGCACTATGATCAGCCCAGCACGATCAGCCCGGACCCTTGCTTGGGTTTGAGCTGCATAACTGCACAAATAACGATAACTACAAAAACACCCCGGCCCTGTGCCGGTCAGCAACACCGGACTAGCTAACATAAAGAGAACATCAGCATGGCCGCCCATATCCCCCTTGCTCCGGTTGAGTCATCGACCGAGGCCCGAATTCGTACCCTTGCCAGTGATTTAAAGCAGCAGCCGGGTGCATTACTGCCCATTCTGCATGCCGTTCAGGACACCTTCGGCTATGTGCCCGAGTGCACTGCTGCGGTACTGGCGACAGAGCTGGCACTGTCGCGTGCTGAAGTCCATGGCGTCATCAGCTTCTACCATCATTTCCGCACCCGCCCGGCCGGGGCCCATGTGCTGCATATCTGCCGCGCTGAAGCCTGCCAGTCCATGGGCAGCGCCGCGCTGGAGCGTGATATCAAGCAGCTGCTGAATATCGATTATCACCAGACCACCGCGGATGGCAGCGTGACCCTGGAGCCGGTTTATTGCCTCGGCAACTGCGCCTGCTCACCCAATATCCGTCTGGATGACGCCATTCACGGTCGCATGACTCTGGCCAGAACCGAACGCCTGCTGCAACAGCTGAAGGAGGGCCAAGCATGACCCGGCTTTATCTTTCCTGCGACTCCTGCGCCCTTTCTGTCGGCGCCGATGAACTGGCCCAGGCACTGACCGCGCAGCTTGGCGAACAGATTGACCTGCAGCGCACCTCCACGCGCGGCATGTTCTGGCTTGAGCCGCTGCTGGAAGTCGAGACTCCGCAAGGGCGTGTGGGTTATGGGCCGCTGACCACAGAGGATCTGCCCTCATTACTGGCAGCCGACCTGCTGAACGGTGGCGACCACCCCCTGTGCATCGGCCTGGTGGAGCAGCACCCCTATCTTGCCCGCCAGCAGCGCCTGACCTTCGCCAGTCTTGGCCACAACCGGCCACTGGTGATGGAGGACTATGCAGCTCAGGGAGGCTGGAGCGGACTCCAGCGCGCACTGACCCTGAGTGCCCAGCAGATTGTCGATGAAGTGAAGGAATCCGGCCTGCGTGGCCGGGGCGGTGCCGCCTTCCCTACCGGGATCAAATGGCAGACCGTACTGGATGCCCAAGCGCCCTATCACCGTGGTTTCGATGAAGCCGTCAAGTTCATCGTCTGCAATGCGGACGAAGGTGACTCCGGTACCTTCTCCGACCGGCTGGTCATGGAAGATAACCCCTTCCAGCTGATCGAAGGCATGCTGATCGCGGCGCTGGCCACCGGCGCCACGCGAGGCTACATCTATCTGCGGGCTGAATACCCCCATGCCCATCGCGTGCTGCAACAGGCCATCACACTGGCCGAGCAGCAGGGTTATCTGGGTGAGGCAATTCTGGGCAGCCACCACCGTTTTCATTTGCAGGTGCGTCTGGCAGCAGGTGCCTATATCTGTGGTGAAGAGACCGCCCTGCTGGAAAGCCTTGAGGGCAAACGCGGCATGGTCCGCGCCAAGCCGCCACTGCCGGCGCTGGAAGGCCTGTTCGGCCAGCCCACCGTGGTCAACAACGTCATCAGCCTCGCCTCCGTGCCTCTGATTCTGAACAAGGGCGGCGCCTACTACCGCGACTTCGGTCAGGGTCGTTCACGCGGCACCATGCCCCTGCAGCTGGCGGGAAACATCAGGCAGGGTGGTCTGGTTGAAGTGGCCTTTGGCGTTACCCTGCGTGAAATTCTCTATGACTTCGGCGGTGGCAGTGCCTCTGGCCGCCCCATCAAAGCGGTGCAGATTGGCGGACCGCTCGGGGCTTACATTCCTCCGGCACATTTTGATACCCCGCTGGACTATGAAGCGCTGGCCGCTATTGGCGGCATGGTGGGCCATGGCGGCATCGTGGTGTTTGATGATCAGGCGGATCTCGGCCAGATGGCGGCCTTTGCCATGGAGTTCTGTGCGCTTGAATCCTGTGGTAAATGCACGCCCTGCCGTATCGGCTCAACCCGGGCGCAGGAAGTGCTGGCACGGATCCGTCAGGGTGAAGACGCTGAGGACAATCTGGCGCTGCTCACTGACCTCTGCGACACCATGGAACAGGCCTCACTCTGTGCACTGGGCGGCATGGCGCCGTACCCGGTAAAAAGCATCGTCAAATATTTCGGGGAAGAGCTGCACAGCGTCAGCCAGACTCCGTCTGCAGGAGGGCAACACTGATGATTGGTTACTTTGACCCCAAAACCGACCGCGACCTCGGTACCCCTGCCAGCCTCTCCACGACGCTAATCACGCTGGAAATCGACGGTGAGCAGGTGCAGGTGCCGGAAGGCACCTCGGTGATGCGCGCCGCTGCGCTGGCTGGTATCAACATCCCCAAACTCTGCGCCACAGACAGCCTCAAGTCCTTCGGTTCCTGTCGTGTCTGTCTGGTGGAGATTGAAGGCCGCCGCGGCTATCCCGCCTCCTGCACCACCCCGGTCAGCGAAGGCATGGTGGTACGCACCGAGACCCCGCGTATCAACAAGCTGCGCAAAAACGTGATGGAGCTGTATATCTCCGACCATCCGCTCGACTGTCTGACCTGCCCCAGCAATGGTAACTGTGAGCTGCAGGACATGGTCGGCGTGGTTGGCCTGCGCGAGGTACGCTATGGCCTCAGCGTCAGCAACCACCTGCATTTGCCCAAGGATACCTCCAACCCCTATTTCACCTTTGATCCGAGCAAGTGCATCCTGTGCTCCCGCTGCGTCCGTGCCTGTGAAGAAACCCAGGGCACCTTCGCCCTCACCATCAACAGCCGTGGCTTTGACTCCAAGATCACTGCCGGGGCCAATGAAGCCTTCATGGACTCCGAATGCGTGTCCTGCGGAGCCTGCGTGCAGGCCTGCCCGACTGCCACCCTGAGTGAAAACACGGTGATCGAGTTTGGTCAGGCCGACCACAGCGTCATCACCACCTGTGCTTACTGCGGTGTTGGTTGCAGTTTCAAAGCCGAGATGAAGGGCAACCGGGTGGTCAATATGGTGCCTTACAAGGATGGCAAGGCCAATCGTGGCCATGCCTGCGTCAAGGGGCGCTTTGCCTTTGGTTACGCCACCCATCAGGACCGTATCACCCAGCCGATGATCCGTGACCGCATCGACCAGCCCTGGCGCACCGTCAGCTGGGACGAAGCCTTCCAGTTTGCGGCCAGCCGTATCCGGCAGATTCAGGATCAGTACGGCACCAATTCCGTCGGCGCCATCACCTCCTCTCGCTGCACCAACGAAGAAACCTATCTGGTGCAGAAACTGGTACGTGCCGCCTTTGGCAATAACAACGTCGATACCTGTGCCCGCGTCTGCCACTCGCCCACCGGTTACGGCCTGAAGATGACACTGGGGGAGTCCGCGGGGACTCAGGACTTTGATTCGGTGGAACACACCGATGTGGTGATGGTGATCGGAGCCAACCCCACGGATGCCCACCCGGTATTTGGCTCGCGACTGAAAAAACGCCTGCGTCAGGGCGCAAGGCTGATCGTTGTTGATCCGCGCCAGATTGACCTGCTCAAGGGCCCGCACTATCAGGCCGATCACCACCTGCAGCTGCGCCCCGGCACCAACGTCGCTTTTATCAATGCCATGGCTCACACCATTATCAGCGAAGGGCTGGAGCATAAAGACTTCATCACCGCACGCTGTGATCAGGCGGCCTACCAGCAGTGGCTGAGTTTTATCAGTGACAGCCGTCACAGCCCCGAGGCCACCGAAGCCATCACCGGTATTCCGGCAGCCGAACTGCGCGCAGCAGCCCGCCTCTACGCCAGTGAAGGCAACAGCGCCATCTATTACGGTCTGGGGGTGACGGAGCACAGTCAGGGCTCCACCATGGTGACCGGCATCGCCAACCTGGCCATGCTGACCGGTAACTTTGGTCGCCCCGGTGTGGGCGTTAACCCTCTGCGCGGTCAGAACAACGTACAGGGCTCCTGCGATATGGGCTCCTTCCCCCACGAACTGCCCGGCTACCGTCACGTCAGTGACAGCAGTGTCCGTCAGTTGTTCGAGCAGGAATGGCAGGTATCGCTGGCCGACCAGCCCGGTCTGCGCATTCCCAACATGTTCGAGGCCGCCATCGCCGGCAGCTTCAAGGCGCTGTACTGTCAGGGTGAGGACATTGCCCAGTCCGACCCCAATACTCAACACGTGGAAGCAGCGCTGGGTTCACTCGAATGTCTGATCGTGCAGGACATCTTCCTCAACGAGACGGCTAAGTACGCCCATGTGCTGCTGCCCGGCGCCACCTTTCTGGAGAAGAACGGTACCTTTACCAATGCCGAGCGACGTATTGCCCGGGTACGCAAAGCCATGCCCCCCCTGGCAGGCAAGGAAGACTGGCAGGTTACTCAGGGGCTGGCTGCTGCACTGGGCTACACCATGCCCTATCAGCACCCCAGCGAAATCATGGATGAAATCGCCCGGCTAACTCCCTCCTTCCACGGCGTCAGTTATGCCCGTCTGGAGGAACTGGGCAGTATCCAGTGGCCCTGCAATGACGAGCATCCGCAGGGTACGCCAGTCATGCACGAGGAGAGCTTCACCATCGGTCAGGGGCACTTCATCCCCACCGAGTTTGTCCCGACCGAAGAACGGGTCAATGGTCGCTATCCGCTGCTGCTGACCACCGGGCGCATCCTCAGCCAGTACAACGTCGGGGCGCAGACGCGCCGCACCGCCAACGTAGCCTGGCATGCTGAAGACGTGCTGGAGCTGCACCCGCACGATGCCGAAGAGCGCGGCATCAGCGATGGTGACTGGGTCGGTATCAGCAGCCGTGCCGGTCATACGGTACTGCGCGCCTGTGTATCGTCACGGATGCAGCCGGGTGTGGTGTACACCACCTTCCACCACCCGTTCTCCGGTGCCAACGTCATCACCACGGATAACTCCGACTGGGCCACCAACTGCCCGGAATATAAGGTGACGGCGGTGCAGGCTGAAAAGGTCACGGAGATATCGAAGTGGCAGGAACGCTTCCGTCATCATGACAACCATCAGCGGCAGCTGCTGAACGAGTCACAGGCCGAGGTTTAAGACAGCTGGCACCAGGACACCGTGTCAGCACGGTGTCCTTGTCGCGCTGATCTGAGAGGCACATGCCCACCGATGGGGATACGCACTATGAAAGCTGAATATCTGATCAAGATGGCTAACCAGATAGCCCTCAATCTGGCCTATGAGCAGGATCACGACCGCCGTGCCGACAAGGTGGCAGGTCACATCAAGAAGTTCTGGGAACCGCGGATGATCGAAGTACTGCTGGCTGTCGACCCGGCACATCCCGAGCTCAGCCCCTGTGTGGTGATCGTCCTCAGCAGGCTGTAACTACAGACGCCCGTGCCTGCCACCTTGCGCGGCAGGCACGGGCCTCATCAGGCGGCCCTCTCAGGGATTAAGCAGAAACACCACCTCACCGCGATAATAGGGCGACTGCTGCAGCTGTCGCTGCCAGTCCACATCCCACTCACCGCCCTGCACCAGCCCCACCTTGAACGGAATCCGCAGCTGGCTCAGGCTGGCCAGATAACGCTCGTAACCAGCCACGCTGTGCCTGCCCTGATAGGTTTGCACTACCAGTTCATCCACTGTCCCTGTCAGGCTGTTGAGAGTGGCCACATCGCCGGTACGGGTCCAGTCCAGCAGCCCGGTAATGCTGAGGCGATACTGCGCGGGCAACTGCTCCCGCAGCTGCCGCAGAAAATCGGCGTAGCGCCCCAGCTGATAGGAGCCCGCGTCAAAATCCAGCTGAATACCTACCGGCGTACGGCCTGCCTGCTGCCAATACTGCAGCTGATTGCGGATACTGAGCACAATACTGTCATCCCATTGCAGGGTACGTACGCGATAAGCCAGCCAGACCCGCGCCTGCCCGACGGCACGGACAACCGCCGGGCCCTGACGGGAAAAACTGACCTGCCCCGACGCATTGCCGTTGATCTGCCCCTGCAATACATAGAGCTGCTCCGCCTGCTGCAGAACGGGCTGTGGTTTGACCCCGGCCCACAGCCAGAACTGCCGGTATTGCGGTGCCTGCACCTCAGCCCACACCACATTACAGATCAGCAGCCAGCACATTGCAGCCGCCCGCCAGAAGGATTTCCCGGACACCCTCACCGTCCTTACCAGTAATACTTGAGGGATTGTGCCCAGGGCGTGTTGCCGTAGTCACGCTTGAGGGTGTTGAACCACTGTTTGCGCTGCTTCAGCGGGATGTCGTCAGCACTGCAGCTGTTATAGCCGCTGGGGGCAAAACAACGAACCGCGCGGTATAACGCATAGCTGCGATCACGGGCGGAGGCACGCGGATAAGCGATGACCCGCTGATAGAGCGCCAGGCGCGAGGTCGCCTTACCGCCAAACAGATCCTCACTGCCTGCCAGCGAGGATGGCTCCGGACGGCTGCCGAGGGGGGGCTGATCAAAGCCATTGCGCAGATAGAACTCACCCAGACAGTTCAGGCTGTGTGGATCGTTGCTGTCTGCCGCCAGCCGCTCGGCCGTCTGCTGCAGACTGTCACACGGATAGGCACCCTCTACCGCCTGCCCCTGCCAGGCAAAAATGCCGGGATACTGGCTGGTGCTGCCCAGTGCAAAGTCTGAGGTATCAACACTGGGATCATAGTTTGCCTGCCACTGCTGATAACGCTGCCATTGCTGCAGGCTGGCACTAAGGTCGACCAGCCTGGCGTCTTCGACAAAGTCGGCATAGCGACCGCGGGTCAGATCTTTGTAGAGCAGGGTAAACAGTGCTGTGCGCTGCTCACTCTCAGACAGCCCCTGCCCCTTAGCCAGCGCCAGCAGGGTCTCGTCAGCGGCAACAAAGCGGATCAGCAGATCGCGTGCCTGTGGCTGCACAATCCAGGAGCCCGGCTGGAATACCTCTGCCACTGCCTGACTGCGCTCCAGCGTCATGGCCTGTGCAATCTGCAACAACTGATCACGCAGCGCATCGGAGTTCAGCAACTTCATCTGCTGCCAGTGTGCACGCGCCGCAGACCACTGCTGCTGCGCCATCAACGCCATGCCCTTGAGCATCTGCGCACTGAAGCTGCGCAGTGGTAGCGGTCCGGCGGCTGGCAGGGGCGGCACGCTGGCAACCACCCCGGCATAGTCTTTAGCAACAAAATAGGCCTGTGCCACGTTCAGGAAATCAGCATCATCGGCGGTCAGTTGTTGCTGGCTGAGCTGCTGGCTAATATCAGCCGCCTCCAGCAGCACCGGATCACCGCTGTAGTCAACCGCACGCAGCCAGCGCAGATCCTGAATCAGGCCAAGGACAGGCATGGCACGGTAGGTTTTCAGTTCATCCCGCAGCAGCTTGCCGTCAATTTCATTGAGCAGCGGAATGGCATCGTCCGCGGGTGTCAGCGCAGACCATGCCGACTGGGTCTGTGCGGCCAGCGCATCGTCACTGCCGGTCATCCAGGCGATACGACGGAACAGCCCGGTGGCCGAACTGGCGTAACGTCCATCGGGGTAACGCTGCAGGTAACGCTCAAAGGCCTGCCTGGCAGCATTCAGTTCGGGCTGACTGACCTTACTGATATCAAAGTCCCCGTACTCCCCCTCCGCCTGTACTTGCGCCGCCACCAGTGACACACGGCCACTCATATAGGTCGCCGCTTCAGCAACCCAGGGCACCGCTGACTGCGCCAGCGTCTCCAGCGCGCTGCCAAGGTCGTCGTCCGGGGTATTGCCACGATAGAAAGCGGCCGCCACATTCAGGTACTGCTGATAGGCTTCTTTAGCGGACACCACCGGGCTTTGTGCGGTCTGGATGTCTTCCGGGGCAGCGGAGTCCGCCTTGCAGTTCCCCACCAGCAGCAGACGCTGGCTGATCAGCTCGCGCCGGTCTGCGTCGGCCAGCGCACTATCACTGAGCACCGTCTGCATAAAATCATTGGCATTCTGCAGGCTGTTGGATACACAGCGCCCCTCCAGCCAGGCATCGCTGCGTTGTGCCGCCTGTTTGAGCACCTCCTCATCAATGCCGAGCGGAGTCAGCTGCTTCGCCAGCTGCGCATAGACTGCCGACTGCTCGGTGCGTGCATAGTGCCAGCTGTACCCCAGCAGATCGGTGGTGGAGAAAGGGATATTCAATGGCGCCGGAGGTTTGGGCGCCTCTGCAGGCGGGGCCTCGTCATCCGGATCAGCACGACGGAGCAGCTGCATCTGCTGCTGATCGCCCAGCAGCAGCGCCAGATTGATGCGGGTATCGTTGGCAGGCGACAGAAACGGCAGCTGGCCAATGCCACAACTCATTACTGACGCGCTGAGATTAATATCAGTATCGCCTTCGCAGCCATCCGGCCCGCAGGCCAGCGCCAGACCAGGAAGGCACAGTGCCAGCGCACTGAGTTTAAACAGGGATTTCATAAACGCTCCGTGTCAAAAAGTAGAAAGCAAACAGCCCGTCCCCCGACCTGATCGAGGCCGGCAAGACGGGTTTTCAGGCAACGCTGGTCAATTCGCATCGGCCTGCCGGGAAAGTGCGGCAAATTATCGCTGCTAACCCGCTCACTACCAACCATCCTGTGGCAGGCTCTCCCGCTTTTTCCTGTATCAGGTAGTGGTGCCTGTTTATCCACCGCCACCGCCCTATCCACAAACCAAGGTACCAAGCAGAGCCAGCCGGACCCGCCCCTGAGCGAAAGCCGCCCCTATCCGGGCGCTATAAATTCAGAGGATGAATTAGCAATATAACGATCACCTCAATTAAAAATATAAATCGCCAAATAATTTTAAAAACAGATCAATAATTAAAATGAAATAACAATCAGCAAATAACGAAAATAGATTTCCATACATCCTACGAATAGCGACTTTATTATCTCGTCCATCGCGCACCAAATAGAGCCACGTATTGCCTAATAGTGTTACCTGTTTGTGCATATACTTCCCAACCCTGCTTTTATGCGGTTTATCGGCGAAACAGGCCTGGGCGTTTCCTGGAAGAAACACCTAATAATCTGATTTTTAACACTTTTCTGTAAATCTATACACCAGACCCCGGTTTGGCACTGAATCTGCTTTATACAAACATGAATCAACACTTCACATCTGGAACAGAAGAGCTGTCTGTCTGCTGCCGCAGGCGTTGTCGTTCTATTTTTCTATTTCTGCGTTTCAGGATAACCAGGAGAAATAGCCGCAGTCAGCACAAAAATTAAACAGCGAGGTCAGACTTCAGGCCATCCCGATATGGATATGCGTCGTTTCCAGACAGCGTTGCATAACTCCCTTTATCTTCCCGCGGCGATCATGCCGTGGATTTGTCCTGGCCTTTTATTATTCGTGATAACAATGAGAAATCGACCATGCTAAGCGAAGAAAAAAATAACCGGCTGACTCGTGTCGGCCCAGGCACCGAAATGGGCGAATACCTCCGCCGCTACTGGCACCCTATTGCCGGTGAGAGTGAATTTGACGACAAAGCCATCAAGCCCATCCGTATCCTCGGCGAAGATCTGGTGCTGTATAAGGACCTCTGCGGCAACTACGGTCTGGTTGACCGGCGCTGCCCCCACCGCAGCGCCGACATGTCTTATGGCTATGTAGAAAACAACGGCATTCGCTGCAGCTATCACGGCTGGCAGTTCGACAATAGCGGTCAGTGCGTGCATCAGCCCTTCGAGGAGGTCTGTGATCCGTCCGCCAGAATGCGCTGCAACACCCGCACCAACGCCTATCCGGTACAGGCCAAGGCGGGCCTGCTGTGGGCTTACATGGGCCCGGCGCCGGCACCGCAGCTGCCTGACTGGGAATTGTTCAATTACAAGAACGGTTTTGCACAGGGCGTGTTTGCCGAGATTCCCTGCAACTGGTTCCAGTGCCAGGAGAACTCCATTGACCCGGTGCATTTTGAGTGGACCCACAACAACTGGACCCTGCGCCAGCAGAGTGACGACACCGAGGGTTATGTCCCGACTCACAAGAAGCTGGATTTTGAGGAGTTCGACTACGGCTTCACCTATAAGCGCCTGCGCGGCATCGAAACCGAAGATGACATCATGTGGCAGGTCGGGCGGGTCACTCTGTGGCCCAATGGTTTCTACCTCGGTCACCATTTTGAGTGGCGGGTACCCATTGATGACTACCACACCCTGAGCGTGCTGTGGGTATTCAGCCGGGTACCCACAGAGCAGGAGCCTTACCAGCAGCGCAGGATTCCTTCCTGGTATGGCCCGATTAAGGATCCGATCAGCGGTCGCTGGATCACCAGCCATGTCGCCAATCAGGACTTCGTTGTCTGGGTGGGTCAGGGTCAGATCACTGATCGCAGCCGCGAGCGTCTGGGGCAAAGTGACCGAGGCATCGTGATGATGCGCCGCCGTTTCTTCGAAGAGCTGGATGCCCTGCGTGACAACCCGGCACATCAGCCCAAGGGGCTGATCACCGACCCCGCCCTGAACCACAACGTCTTCCTGCCTTCGGCCTGCCGCGATGAGCTGATCAACGGTTTACCGCGTGAGGAGCTGGCTGCCCACCCGTTGCTCGGCCCCTACCTGAAAGACTTCTTTGGTCAGGCCGGTCAGCCGGATGACGTCCGTGAAGCTTACGAAGAGGCCGTTGGCCAGAAAATGCAGGGCGCCAAACTGTTCGCCGTGCATGGCAGCGGTCGCAAGTAAGAAGGGGAATACCTGCTGATCAGGTCATGAAGGCATGGGTTGTCTGCCTCCGGGCAGACAACCTCACCCCTCTGATGCGCACCACCGACAGGGCTCTCGCAGGCCATCCGTAAACAGCCGTTACACCAACGATAAGGACACCCATATGAAATCAGCCATTGCCCGACTGCTGGGGCTTTGTTGTGTCGTACTTGCCCCCTGCATCACCTTTGCCTCGCCGCAGGAAGTCACCTTTCTGATGCCAGCCCCTCCTAACCTGCCGGGCTTTGCCCCCTGGATCATCGCTCAGCAAAAGGGTTACTACGCCGAACAGGGCCTGAAGGTCACCCTGCTGGCCGCCAAGGGCGGTGCCGATGTGGCCAAACAGGTCGGTGCGGGCAACGCCATGTTTGGCGCCGCCAACGGCGATACACCACTGATCGTGCGGGACAACGGCGTACCGGTCAAAGCCGTGGCCGTACTGGGCCAGCACGGCTACACCATGCTCGCGACCGATGCGGCTGCGGGTATCACCCGCCTGCAGCAGCTAAAGGGCAAGACCATTTCGGTCATGTCCTACTCTGACTCGCTGTATTACACCCTGCTGGCCTCCCTGCGTCAGGCAGGCATGAGCAAGTCGGATGTCAGCATTCAGGCAGCAGGGCCCGCCGGAGTCTGGCAGTTGTTCGCCAGCGGCAAGGCCGATGCCATGGCCGGCGCCCCTGACTGGGTGGTGAACGCCGCCGAATCAGGCAAACAGCTGCAGCTGCTGCCCGATGACCAGTTGTTTGCCTCCATGGCACAGTCGATTCTTGCGTCCGATGATGCTATTGCCCACCACCCGGATCAGGTGCGGGCGATGGTGCGCGGTACCCTGATGGGCCTGCGCGACATCATTCAGGACCCCAGCGCCGCGGCTAAAGTCTTTGCCGCCGCCGTGCCCGGCTACGAAGGTAAGGAGCAAAAAGTGGAAGACATCTTCGCGCTCTACATCAGCCATGTGTATGGCCAGCAGGCGCATCTGG
This Pokkaliibacter sp. MBI-7 DNA region includes the following protein-coding sequences:
- a CDS encoding formate dehydrogenase subunit delta codes for the protein MKAEYLIKMANQIALNLAYEQDHDRRADKVAGHIKKFWEPRMIEVLLAVDPAHPELSPCVVIVLSRL
- a CDS encoding formate dehydrogenase beta subunit; protein product: MTRLYLSCDSCALSVGADELAQALTAQLGEQIDLQRTSTRGMFWLEPLLEVETPQGRVGYGPLTTEDLPSLLAADLLNGGDHPLCIGLVEQHPYLARQQRLTFASLGHNRPLVMEDYAAQGGWSGLQRALTLSAQQIVDEVKESGLRGRGGAAFPTGIKWQTVLDAQAPYHRGFDEAVKFIVCNADEGDSGTFSDRLVMEDNPFQLIEGMLIAALATGATRGYIYLRAEYPHAHRVLQQAITLAEQQGYLGEAILGSHHRFHLQVRLAAGAYICGEETALLESLEGKRGMVRAKPPLPALEGLFGQPTVVNNVISLASVPLILNKGGAYYRDFGQGRSRGTMPLQLAGNIRQGGLVEVAFGVTLREILYDFGGGSASGRPIKAVQIGGPLGAYIPPAHFDTPLDYEALAAIGGMVGHGGIVVFDDQADLGQMAAFAMEFCALESCGKCTPCRIGSTRAQEVLARIRQGEDAEDNLALLTDLCDTMEQASLCALGGMAPYPVKSIVKYFGEELHSVSQTPSAGGQH
- a CDS encoding lipid A deacylase LpxR family protein, whose product is MRHTRSPLFGIICLLSLAGQGWAAERQPDEVNLPAGAKDPKQTWTLNLYLDNDLFTHTDQQYTNGVKASWISPDLEAYGDDESLPAWLRNLNSHMIWLSGKNPAEQRNIVFSVGQTMYTPADKYATQLIKDDRPYAGWLFAGLAYQRRYSNTRLEVAEIQLGVVGPASLAHQAQDFIHDLRGIDRFEGWDNQLKNEPGLVVTVSTKDRLFRRALGKLYSNDLIGHYSVSAGNVLTGAGAGLEYRIGYRLPSDFGSSSIRPAGDNSAPGARWDSRVLDGGFGWHVFASVEGRMVLHNIFLDGNTFVDSPSVDKKTWVGDLSTGVSFTYSNMKLTISRVNRSREFETQKEPHSYGSIAFSMTY
- a CDS encoding DUF3142 domain-containing protein, whose amino-acid sequence is MSGKSFWRAAAMCWLLICNVVWAEVQAPQYRQFWLWAGVKPQPVLQQAEQLYVLQGQINGNASGQVSFSRQGPAVVRAVGQARVWLAYRVRTLQWDDSIVLSIRNQLQYWQQAGRTPVGIQLDFDAGSYQLGRYADFLRQLREQLPAQYRLSITGLLDWTRTGDVATLNSLTGTVDELVVQTYQGRHSVAGYERYLASLSQLRIPFKVGLVQGGEWDVDWQRQLQQSPYYRGEVVFLLNP
- a CDS encoding formate dehydrogenase subunit gamma; translated protein: MAAHIPLAPVESSTEARIRTLASDLKQQPGALLPILHAVQDTFGYVPECTAAVLATELALSRAEVHGVISFYHHFRTRPAGAHVLHICRAEACQSMGSAALERDIKQLLNIDYHQTTADGSVTLEPVYCLGNCACSPNIRLDDAIHGRMTLARTERLLQQLKEGQA
- the fdhF gene encoding formate dehydrogenase subunit alpha, which gives rise to MIGYFDPKTDRDLGTPASLSTTLITLEIDGEQVQVPEGTSVMRAAALAGINIPKLCATDSLKSFGSCRVCLVEIEGRRGYPASCTTPVSEGMVVRTETPRINKLRKNVMELYISDHPLDCLTCPSNGNCELQDMVGVVGLREVRYGLSVSNHLHLPKDTSNPYFTFDPSKCILCSRCVRACEETQGTFALTINSRGFDSKITAGANEAFMDSECVSCGACVQACPTATLSENTVIEFGQADHSVITTCAYCGVGCSFKAEMKGNRVVNMVPYKDGKANRGHACVKGRFAFGYATHQDRITQPMIRDRIDQPWRTVSWDEAFQFAASRIRQIQDQYGTNSVGAITSSRCTNEETYLVQKLVRAAFGNNNVDTCARVCHSPTGYGLKMTLGESAGTQDFDSVEHTDVVMVIGANPTDAHPVFGSRLKKRLRQGARLIVVDPRQIDLLKGPHYQADHHLQLRPGTNVAFINAMAHTIISEGLEHKDFITARCDQAAYQQWLSFISDSRHSPEATEAITGIPAAELRAAARLYASEGNSAIYYGLGVTEHSQGSTMVTGIANLAMLTGNFGRPGVGVNPLRGQNNVQGSCDMGSFPHELPGYRHVSDSSVRQLFEQEWQVSLADQPGLRIPNMFEAAIAGSFKALYCQGEDIAQSDPNTQHVEAALGSLECLIVQDIFLNETAKYAHVLLPGATFLEKNGTFTNAERRIARVRKAMPPLAGKEDWQVTQGLAAALGYTMPYQHPSEIMDEIARLTPSFHGVSYARLEELGSIQWPCNDEHPQGTPVMHEESFTIGQGHFIPTEFVPTEERVNGRYPLLLTTGRILSQYNVGAQTRRTANVAWHAEDVLELHPHDAEERGISDGDWVGISSRAGHTVLRACVSSRMQPGVVYTTFHHPFSGANVITTDNSDWATNCPEYKVTAVQAEKVTEISKWQERFRHHDNHQRQLLNESQAEV